The following nucleotide sequence is from Solidesulfovibrio carbinolicus.
GGGCCGTGCAGGGCCAGGCCCCGCTGTCCGGCTCCAGCCTGCCGGACATGAACGTCGTCGTGGCCGGCACGGACGTCTGCGCCGTGGATACGGTCTGCGCCGACCTCATGGGCATCGCCGCCGACGAGGTGGCCATGCTGCGCCTGGCCCGCCAGGAGGGCCTGGGCGAGACCGACCTGGCCGCCATCGACGTGGTCGGCGACGATCCGGACCGCTGCCGCCGACGCTTTACCCGGCCGGTGCTCAGCTCCATGGGGGCCTATCCCGCCGTGCGGGTCATCGAAGGCGGGGCCTGCCAGGGCTGCCAGTCGGCCCTGCGCCACGCCCTGGACAAGCTCGCGTCCGAGGACGGCTTCGCCGCCGGCACGCCCCACACCGTCTATCTCGGCGTGCCCATGCCCCAGGCTGTCAATCTGCCAAACGTGCCCGGCCAGCTGTGGTGCTTCGGGGCCTGCGCCGCGCCCCTGGCCTTTGACGTGCGCCGGCCGGGAAACGTGGCCCGCTTCGTGGCCGGCTGCCCGCCGCACATTCTCGACTTCTACAAGGCCTACAAGGCAGCGACCCGGTGACGTCTCCCGGCCGCGACGGCCCAGGCCGCCGCCCCCCTGCCTTGACAGACCATCGCCAGCATCGCACACCCCCTGGGCGCGACGTTGCGCCAAAGGACACCACGCCATGCGCGTCGCCCTGATCTCCCCCTATCCCGACATCACCGCTTACGGCCTGCGCTCCATCGCCGCCTTTCTCAAGGCCCGGGGCCTGGCCGTGCGCCTGATCCTTCTGCCCGATCCCCTGGGTGACGCCCTGCTGGACGCCCCGGCCCGCTACCCGGACCGGGTCATGGCCGATCTGGCCCGGCTGTGCGCCGGTTGTTCCCTGGTCGGGATGTCGCTGATGACCAACTACGTGGACAACGCCGTGCAGATCACCCGGGCGCTTGCGGCCGCCGGCGGCCCGCCCGTGGTCTGGGGCGGGGTGCATCCGACCATCCGGCCCGAGGAATGCCTGGCCGTCGCCGACTACGTGTGCGTGGGCGACGGCGAGGAAGCCATGGCCGATCTGGCCGAAGCCCTGGCGGCCGGCAGCGACGCCACGGCCATCCCCAACATCTGGACCCGGCGCGCCGACGGCTCCCTGGCCCAAAATCCGGTGCGTCCCCTGACCCAGGACCTCGACAGCCTGCCGCCCCCGGACTGGTCCCACGACGACCACCACATCTGGGACCCCGAGCACGCCGAAAACGGCATCGTGCCCCTGACCCCGGCCATGACCGAGGCGCTGCTCGCCCGGGGCACGGTGTCGCGGCTGCTGGGCCGGATCGGCTACCAGACCATGACCGGCCGGGGCTGCCCGCACCGCTGCGCCTACTGCGTCAACGACGCGGTCAAGGCCCTGTACGGGGCCAAGGGCTATCTGCGCTGGCGCGGCACCGAACATGTCATGGCCGAACTGGAGACCGTGCGCCGGGTTCTCCCCCACATCGGCTACGTCTGGATCTCCGACGACGCCTTTTTCGCCCGGCCCCTGGAAGAAATCCGGGAGTTTTGCCGCCAGTGGAAGGCCCGGGTCGGCCTGCCGTTTACCTGCCTCGGTTCGCCGGCCACCATCACCCGGGAAAAGCTCGACGCCCTGACCGACGCCGGACTGTGTTATCTGCAAATGGGCGTCCAGACCGGCTCGGCCCGCATCCAGGAACTGTTCAACCGCAAGGCCATGGGCAACGCGGTGATGTTACAAGCCATGGCCGTCATCAACGCCTACAAGGACAAGCTCCTGCCGCCGAGCTACGACTTCATCCTGGACACGCCCTACGAGACGCTGGCCGACCGTCTGGAATCGGTGCGCTTCATCGCCCAGATCCCCAAGCCCTTCCGCTTGCAGCCCTTTTCGCTGGTGCTCTACCCCGGCACCAAGCTCCACGCCATGGCCGCCGCCGACGGGTTTCTCACTGACGAGCGCCGGCAGGTCTATACCAAAAGCTACACCATGCGCCGGCCGGACTACGTCAACCTGCTGATCCTGCTCGCCAAGGGCGGCCGGATGCCGTCGAAGCTCCTGGCATGGCTGGCCTGCGACGCCGTGGCCGTGCCCCTGTCCCAGCCGGTCATGGCCCCGGTCTGGCGGGCAGTGTTCGCCCTGGCCGAACCGGTCAAAAAGCTCCTGCGCCTGGCCCGAAGCTGGCGCGCCCGGCCGGGGGACCGCGCGTGAGAATCGCCCTGGTCCAATCCTGGCTCGGCCCCGGGGCCACGGGCCCGGTCTTTCCCATCGGCCTGGCCTCCCTGGCCGCCAGCCTCACGGGACACACCGTGGCTGCCTTTGACCCCAACGTGGCCAGCGGCGACCCCATGCCCGCCCTGGCAGGGTTCCTGCGCGACTTCGCCCCGGACCTCACCGGCATATCCCTGCGCAACATCGACTCCACCAACACCCGGGTCAACGTCTCCTATCTGCCGCCCTTTGGCGAGACCGTGGCTGTGGCCCGGCAGGAGACATCCGGGCCGGTGGTGGTCGGCGGGGCCGGTTTTTCCATGTTCGCCGAGGCCGTCATGGCCGGCTGGCCGGCCATCGACCACGGCGTGGCCCTGGAAGGCGAAGCCGCCTTCGCCGCCCTGGCCGCGACCTTGCAAGCCGGCGGCGATCCGGCCGCCGTACCCTCGCTCTGGACCCGCCGGGCAGACGGCAGCCCGTTTTTCACCGGCCCCTCGGACAAGATCGACCTTGCCGCCCTGCCCTCGCCGGATTTTTCCATCCTGCCCCTGGCCCCCTACGTCGCCGTGCCCTGGGGCGTGGGCGTCGAGACCAAGCGCGGCTGCGCCCTTGCCTGCGTCTACTGTCCCTACGGGTTCCTCAACGGCCGGCGCTACCGCCGCAAAGCGCCCCGGCAGGTGGCGGCCGAGGTCGTCGCCCTTCGCGACGTCCACGGCGCGCGGCGGTTTACCTTTCTCGATTCGGTCTTCAACCTGCCTGCCGACCATGCCGCCGCCGTCCTGGAGGCCCTTATCGAAGCCGGCTCGCCCTTGCCCTGGTCGGCCTGGTTCGCCGAACGGGGGCTGACGCGCGATTTCCTGATCCTGGCCCGCCGGGCCGGCTGCGACACCGTGATCTTTTCCCCCGACGCCTTTGGCGATGAGGCGTTAAACGCCCTGGGCAAGGCCTCGTCCGTGGCCGAGATCGAGGCCGCCT
It contains:
- a CDS encoding B12-binding domain-containing radical SAM protein, translating into MRVALISPYPDITAYGLRSIAAFLKARGLAVRLILLPDPLGDALLDAPARYPDRVMADLARLCAGCSLVGMSLMTNYVDNAVQITRALAAAGGPPVVWGGVHPTIRPEECLAVADYVCVGDGEEAMADLAEALAAGSDATAIPNIWTRRADGSLAQNPVRPLTQDLDSLPPPDWSHDDHHIWDPEHAENGIVPLTPAMTEALLARGTVSRLLGRIGYQTMTGRGCPHRCAYCVNDAVKALYGAKGYLRWRGTEHVMAELETVRRVLPHIGYVWISDDAFFARPLEEIREFCRQWKARVGLPFTCLGSPATITREKLDALTDAGLCYLQMGVQTGSARIQELFNRKAMGNAVMLQAMAVINAYKDKLLPPSYDFILDTPYETLADRLESVRFIAQIPKPFRLQPFSLVLYPGTKLHAMAAADGFLTDERRQVYTKSYTMRRPDYVNLLILLAKGGRMPSKLLAWLACDAVAVPLSQPVMAPVWRAVFALAEPVKKLLRLARSWRARPGDRA
- a CDS encoding B12-binding domain-containing radical SAM protein, producing MRIALVQSWLGPGATGPVFPIGLASLAASLTGHTVAAFDPNVASGDPMPALAGFLRDFAPDLTGISLRNIDSTNTRVNVSYLPPFGETVAVARQETSGPVVVGGAGFSMFAEAVMAGWPAIDHGVALEGEAAFAALAATLQAGGDPAAVPSLWTRRADGSPFFTGPSDKIDLAALPSPDFSILPLAPYVAVPWGVGVETKRGCALACVYCPYGFLNGRRYRRKAPRQVAAEVVALRDVHGARRFTFLDSVFNLPADHAAAVLEALIEAGSPLPWSAWFAERGLTRDFLILARRAGCDTVIFSPDAFGDEALNALGKASSVAEIEAAYALVRDLGCFEVSYNFFKNPPGQTARAALAMLRFILKARREMGRKAHFELNSIRVEPHTALARRAVAEGIIPPDADLLAPVMYTQPKTAWIEKGFDLLLRAAGK